In Raphanus sativus cultivar WK10039 chromosome 5, ASM80110v3, whole genome shotgun sequence, the following proteins share a genomic window:
- the LOC108857121 gene encoding PHD finger protein At3g20280, with the protein MDVDVPVNGNGGEPMSPPPLPAKKRRFNEDMNRVAEIVLVLSALGRMRGGKAPTEMELELMVEARSKLAEMCQEFTPKDIIGGGDVRGVIEDLGLNRNGQRLGFRAPEISISEKLSLGKRKMEEAKQFLTPMVSHLSRPNNGVASPGLGKSVSVANKCTSGEGTAVNPAGSHLRPKMVLNGAAPQGTGVPANYYAGSWSTQPQSTISLVSAPSKKVPIQSSVRVRDPTSRPVMSQAPHGTFPVTNQPMQGVQYGQTSSFQNNHSVVAKIVHNVLHPRVKQSPVWIPPSRDYMSSAMTCQMCEVTIIEVETVLICDACEKAYHLKCLKANNLKGVPKSEWHCSKCVHAANGKPFPPKYGRAVNTASAKKVGSVDTKVNLQKPIVTTGPRVQNVPGFVAGAATTSRSVTASVNANTTAMTTNTGTQSFKDSLIRCSNSPALASLTKTPNRTAIANKSTGINNGFISKTLKPGGTMSSSTSPLPVGNLVPVNAISNATLSAPVTCSLVAEAPSVTGNGDSSSSASGAADQSMRKTELTTQAQALTVTSSGNSQPEVSQSETAKPTEDAAIGQSLKADDGLQAPMENVSRCESPSESLNDKTTPVNGQESSKDATEEVASETCQNHSTETPTAVESDHDLKMTAEPSMPKENPAYQTEETASQPPSVSSNCQSQTEKETANARDTVQNAPGDSQEGKVLNGLDARHNEQPSDP; encoded by the exons ATGGATGTGGATGTTCCGGTTAACGGCAACGGAGGAGAACCaatgtctcctcctcctcttcctgcGAAAAAGCGACGCTTTAACGAAGATATGAACAGAGTGGCGGAGATTGTGCTGGTTTTGTCGGCGCTGGGGAGGATGCGAGGAGGGAAAGCCCCGACGGAGATGGAACTCGAGCTGATGGTCGAAGCTAGGTCGAAGCTAGCGGAGATGTGTCAAGAGTTCACTCCTAAGGATATCATCGGGGGCGGTGATGTTAGAGGTGTGATTGAAGATCTGGGTTTGAATCGTAATGGCCAGAGATTAGGTTTCCGAGCTCCTGAGATCAGTATCTCCGAGAAGCTGTCTCTTGGCAAAAGAAAG atGGAAGAAGCAAAACAGTTTCTGACGCCTATGGTATCTCACTTGTCACGGCCTAACAATGGTGTTGCGTCTCCAGGTCTTG GTAAGAGTGTTTCTGTGGCTAATAAGTGCACTAGTGGTGAAGGTACTGCTGTTAATCCAGCTGGGAGCCATCTCAGGCCTAAGATGGTGCTTAATGGTGCTGCTCCTCAGGGCACTG GTGTTCCTGCAAATTACTATGCTGGATCCTGGTCTACCCAACCTCAATCAACCATATCACTCGTTTCTGCACCAAGTAAGAAGGTGCCTATTCAAAGTTCTGTCAGGGTAAGAGATCCAACCTCTAGGCCAGTCATGTCTCAAGCTCCACATGGTACATTCCCCGTCACAAATCAGCCGATGCAGGGAGTGCAATACGGTCAGACTTCTTCGTTTCAAAACAACCATAGTGTAGTCGCTAAGATAGTCCATAATGTTCTGCATCCACGGGTCAAACAGTCTCCTGTGTGGATTCCACCGTCCAGAGATTACATGAGCAGCGCGATGACATGCCAGATGTGTGAAGTTACCATCATTGAAGTGGAGACTGTACTGATTTGTGACGCCTGTGAAAAAGCATACCACTTGAAATGTCTGAAGGCGAACAATTTGAAAGGGGTTCCAAAATCTGAATGGCATTGCTCAAAGTGTGTGCATGCAGCCAATGGGAAGCCATTCCCTCCTAAATACGGCCGTGCTGTTAATACGGCTAGTGCAAAGAAGGTTGGTTCAGTGGATACGAAGGTTAATCTACAGAAACCAATTGTAACTACGGGTCCCAGAGTACAAAATGTTCCTGGCTTTGTTGCTGGAGCAGCAACTACATCTCGTTCTGTGACTGCTAGTGTGAATGCAAATACAACTGCAATGACCACTAACACTGGGACACAAAGCTTTAAGGATAGTCTTATCCGTTGTAGTAATTCTCCAGCACTGGCATCTCTTACCAAGACTCCAAATCGTACAGCGATTGCAAATAAAAGTACTGGGATAAACAATGGCTTCATATCAAAAACTCTGAAACCAGGTGGCACTATGAGTAGTAGCACTTCTCCATTGCCTGTTGGTAACCTGGTTCCTGTGAATGCAATCTCAAACGCTACTTTGAGTGCGCCAGTAACTTGTAGCCTTGTAGCAGAAGCCCCATCAGTTACCGGAAATGGAGACAGCAGCTCAAGCGCCTCTGGTGCTGCTGACCAATCTATGCGAAAAACGGAGCTTACAACTCAAGCGCAGGCATTGACCGTTACTTCAAGTGGCAATTCTCAACCGGAAGTGTCACaatctgagactgcaaaaccAACTGAAGATGCAGCTATAGGTCAATCATTAAAAGCTGATGATGGACTCCAAGCTCCTATGGAAAATGTTTCTAGGTGTGAGAGTCCATCAGAGTCTCTGAATGATAAAACAACGCCAGTGAACGGCCAAGAATCAAGCAAGGATGCCACTGAGGAAGTTGCTTCTGAAACTTGCCAGAACCACTCAACAGAAACCCCAACGGCAGTTGAATCAGATCATGACTTGAAGATGACTGCCGAACCATCCATGCCAAAAGAGAATCCAGCTTACCAGACAGAGGAAACAGCGTCCCAGCCTCCTTCAGTGTCATCTAACTGTCAGTCACAAACCGAGAAGGAAACAGCAAATGCTCGAGATACTGTACAGAATGCCCCGGGAGATTCGCAAGAAGGCAAAGTGTTGAATGGTTTAGATGCTAGACATAATGAACAGCCTTCAGATCCTTAG
- the LOC108861380 gene encoding EH domain-containing protein 1 isoform X1: MEIDSVAAGSCSKANQIIYKDWFEFADSDGDGRITGGDAIKFFSMSNLPRPELKQVWAIADAKRQGYLGFKEFIVAMQLVSLAQTGHEISHEVLHSDVDFKNMNPPVMDGLIVLMAKKKKHSPKSSDPTGTPAADPSLTSHWFSSKSSKKISLSSVTSIVDGLKRLYIQKLKPLEVAYQFNDFVSPVLTNSDFDAKPMVMLLGQYSTGKTTFIKHMLKSNYPGAHIGPEPTTDRFVVVMSGPDERSIPGNTVAVQADMPFNGLTTFGTAFLSKFECSQMPHPLLEHVTFVDTPGVLSGEKQRTQRAYEFTGVTSWFASKCDLILLLFDPHKLDVSDEFKRVISSLRGHDDKIRVVLNKADQVDTQQLMRVYGALMWSLGKVLNTPEVVRVYIGSFSDKPINEAATGPTGRELFEMEQDDLLSDLKNIPKKACDRRINEFVKRARAAKIHAYIISHLKKEMPAIMGKAKTQQRLMDNLEEVFGKVQREHHLPKGDFPNVDHFREVLSGYNFDKFEKLKPKMLQTVDDMLGYNIPELLKNFKNPYD, from the exons ATGGAGATCGATTCCGTCGCAGCTGGTTCTTGCTCCAAGGCGAATCAAATCATCTACAAGGACTGGTTCGAATTCGCCGATTCAG ACGGAGATGGACGCATTACTGGTGGCGATGCGATCAAGTTCTTCTCCATGTCCAATTTGCCTCGACCTGAGTTGAAGCAG GTGTGGGCAATTGCAGATGCTAAGAGGCAAGGGTATCTTGGTTTCAAAGAGTTCATCGTTGCTATGCAG CTTGTTTCTTTGGCTCAAACTGGACATGAGATATCTCATGAAGTTCTTCATAGCGACG ttgatttcaaaaatatgaatccTCCTGTTATGGATGGTCTCATTGTATTAATGGCG aagaagaagaagcattcACCGAAGTCGAGTGATCCGACTG GTACTCCTGCTGCAGATCCATCGCTTACATCTCATTGGTTCTCttcaaaatcttcaaaaaag ATATCTCTGTCCTCCGTAACATCTATAGTTGATGGCTTGAAGAGGTTGTACATTCAAAAGCTAAAGCCACTTGAAGTTGCTTATCAGTTTAACGATTTTGTATCCCCTGTGTTG ACGAACAGTGATTTTGATGCAAAACCTATGGTAATGCTTCTGGGTCAGTACTCCACAGGGAAAACAACGTTCATTAAGCATATGCTTAAATCAAATTATCCAG GAGCTCATATCGGACCGGAACCAACTACTGACAGATTTGTTGTTGTCATG TCTGGACCTGATGAAAGAAGCATTCCAGGGAACACAGTAGCGGTTCAAGCAGATATGCCATTCAATGGTCTTACAACTTTTGGGACTGCCTTTTTGTCAAAGTTTGAATGTTCTCAGATGCCTCATCCT CTGCTGGAGCACGTAACATTTGTTGACACTCCCGGAGTTTTATCAGGAGAAAAGCAACGGACACAGCGAGCATATGAATTCACTGGTGTTACGTCATGGTTTGCCTCGAAGTGCGATCTCATCCTCCTCCTGTTCGATCCACACAAGCTGGATGTAAGCGATGAGTTCAAGCGGGTTATTTCATCTTTACGCGGCCATGATGACAAGATCCGCGTTGTTTTGAATAAGGCTGACCAAGTGGACACTCAACAG CTAATGAGGGTGTATGGAGCTCTCATGTGGTCACTTGGGAAAGTTCTCAATACTCCTGAGGTTGTCCGTGTCTACATTGG CTCCTTCAGTGATAAGCCCATAAATGAAGCTGCGACTGGTCCAACTGGGAGAGAATTGTTTGAAATGGAGCAAGATGACCTTCTCTCTGATTTGAAAAACATTCCAAAGAAAGCTTGTGATCGTCGA ATAAATGAGTTTGTGAAACGGGCAAGAGCTGCAAAGATACATGCGTACATCATCAGCCATTTAAAGAAAGAGATGCCAGCCATAATGGGAAAAGCCAAAACTCAACAGAGACTGATGGATAACTTGGAAGAAGTCTTTGGAAAG GTACAAAGAGAGCATCATTTACCAAAAGGAGATTTCCCAAACGTGGACCATTTTAGGGAGGTGCTAAGTGGTTACAACTTCGACAAGTTTGAGAAGCTAAAGCCAAAAATGTTGCAGACTGTTGATGATATGTTGGGGTATAACATTCCGGAGCTcttgaaaaatttcaaaaacccTTATGATTAA
- the LOC108861380 gene encoding EH domain-containing protein 1 isoform X2: MEIDSVAAGSCSKANQIIYKDWFEFADSDGDGRITGGDAIKFFSMSNLPRPELKQVWAIADAKRQGYLGFKEFIVAMQLVSLAQTGHEISHEVLHSDVDFKNMNPPVMDGLIVLMAKKKHSPKSSDPTGTPAADPSLTSHWFSSKSSKKISLSSVTSIVDGLKRLYIQKLKPLEVAYQFNDFVSPVLTNSDFDAKPMVMLLGQYSTGKTTFIKHMLKSNYPGAHIGPEPTTDRFVVVMSGPDERSIPGNTVAVQADMPFNGLTTFGTAFLSKFECSQMPHPLLEHVTFVDTPGVLSGEKQRTQRAYEFTGVTSWFASKCDLILLLFDPHKLDVSDEFKRVISSLRGHDDKIRVVLNKADQVDTQQLMRVYGALMWSLGKVLNTPEVVRVYIGSFSDKPINEAATGPTGRELFEMEQDDLLSDLKNIPKKACDRRINEFVKRARAAKIHAYIISHLKKEMPAIMGKAKTQQRLMDNLEEVFGKVQREHHLPKGDFPNVDHFREVLSGYNFDKFEKLKPKMLQTVDDMLGYNIPELLKNFKNPYD, from the exons ATGGAGATCGATTCCGTCGCAGCTGGTTCTTGCTCCAAGGCGAATCAAATCATCTACAAGGACTGGTTCGAATTCGCCGATTCAG ACGGAGATGGACGCATTACTGGTGGCGATGCGATCAAGTTCTTCTCCATGTCCAATTTGCCTCGACCTGAGTTGAAGCAG GTGTGGGCAATTGCAGATGCTAAGAGGCAAGGGTATCTTGGTTTCAAAGAGTTCATCGTTGCTATGCAG CTTGTTTCTTTGGCTCAAACTGGACATGAGATATCTCATGAAGTTCTTCATAGCGACG ttgatttcaaaaatatgaatccTCCTGTTATGGATGGTCTCATTGTATTAATGGCG aagaagaagcattcACCGAAGTCGAGTGATCCGACTG GTACTCCTGCTGCAGATCCATCGCTTACATCTCATTGGTTCTCttcaaaatcttcaaaaaag ATATCTCTGTCCTCCGTAACATCTATAGTTGATGGCTTGAAGAGGTTGTACATTCAAAAGCTAAAGCCACTTGAAGTTGCTTATCAGTTTAACGATTTTGTATCCCCTGTGTTG ACGAACAGTGATTTTGATGCAAAACCTATGGTAATGCTTCTGGGTCAGTACTCCACAGGGAAAACAACGTTCATTAAGCATATGCTTAAATCAAATTATCCAG GAGCTCATATCGGACCGGAACCAACTACTGACAGATTTGTTGTTGTCATG TCTGGACCTGATGAAAGAAGCATTCCAGGGAACACAGTAGCGGTTCAAGCAGATATGCCATTCAATGGTCTTACAACTTTTGGGACTGCCTTTTTGTCAAAGTTTGAATGTTCTCAGATGCCTCATCCT CTGCTGGAGCACGTAACATTTGTTGACACTCCCGGAGTTTTATCAGGAGAAAAGCAACGGACACAGCGAGCATATGAATTCACTGGTGTTACGTCATGGTTTGCCTCGAAGTGCGATCTCATCCTCCTCCTGTTCGATCCACACAAGCTGGATGTAAGCGATGAGTTCAAGCGGGTTATTTCATCTTTACGCGGCCATGATGACAAGATCCGCGTTGTTTTGAATAAGGCTGACCAAGTGGACACTCAACAG CTAATGAGGGTGTATGGAGCTCTCATGTGGTCACTTGGGAAAGTTCTCAATACTCCTGAGGTTGTCCGTGTCTACATTGG CTCCTTCAGTGATAAGCCCATAAATGAAGCTGCGACTGGTCCAACTGGGAGAGAATTGTTTGAAATGGAGCAAGATGACCTTCTCTCTGATTTGAAAAACATTCCAAAGAAAGCTTGTGATCGTCGA ATAAATGAGTTTGTGAAACGGGCAAGAGCTGCAAAGATACATGCGTACATCATCAGCCATTTAAAGAAAGAGATGCCAGCCATAATGGGAAAAGCCAAAACTCAACAGAGACTGATGGATAACTTGGAAGAAGTCTTTGGAAAG GTACAAAGAGAGCATCATTTACCAAAAGGAGATTTCCCAAACGTGGACCATTTTAGGGAGGTGCTAAGTGGTTACAACTTCGACAAGTTTGAGAAGCTAAAGCCAAAAATGTTGCAGACTGTTGATGATATGTTGGGGTATAACATTCCGGAGCTcttgaaaaatttcaaaaacccTTATGATTAA